In Oryza glaberrima chromosome 8, OglaRS2, whole genome shotgun sequence, the following are encoded in one genomic region:
- the LOC127782124 gene encoding probable leucine-rich repeat receptor-like protein kinase At1g35710, whose product MALRSRTHASKSIIPLRISLLLLLLSTPPCSSSTIIQHGEAESLLRWKSTLSAAASASPLTTWSPATSSSACSSWRGVTCDAAGHVAELSLPGAGLHGELRALDLAAFPALAKLDLRRNNITAGVVAANVSTRASNLTYLDLSDNAFAGHILDVLPLSPATLQQLSYLNLSSNGLYGPILRSLSAMGKMTVFDVSRNRLNSDIPSELFTNWIELTQFRVQNNSITGSIPPTICNTTKLKYLRLAKNKLTGEIPAEIGRLASLQALELADNFLTGPIPNSVGNLTDLLVMDLFSNGFTGVIPPEIFNLTALRTIDVGTNRLEGEVPASISSLRNLYGLDLSNNRFSGTIPSDLGSRQFVTIVLASNSFSGEFPLTFCQLDSLEILDLSNNHLHGEIPSCLWHLQDLVFMDLSYNSFSGEVPPMSAYPNSSLESVHLANNNLTGGYPMVLKGCKWLIILDLGGNHFTGTIPSWIGTCNPLLRWFKFYISIDRGKYRQPGT is encoded by the coding sequence ATGGCTCTCCGGTCACGAACACACGCATCAAAATCCATCATCCCCCTCCGCATCTCccttctgcttctgctgctgtcGACGCCGCCGTGTTCCAGCTCGACGATCATCCAGCACGGCGAGGCAGAATCCCTCCTCCGGTGGAAATCCaccttgtcggcggcggcgtcagcgtCTCCGCTGACCACATGGTCACCGGCGACCTCCAGCTCCGCCTGCTCGTCCTGGCGCGGCGTCACGtgcgacgccgccggccacgtCGCGGAGCTCAGCCTCCCCGGCGCAGGGCTCCACGGCGAGCTCCGCGCGCTCGACCTCGCCGCGTTCCCGGCGCTCGCGAAGCTCGACCTCCGCCGGAACAACATCACCGCCGGCGTCGTGGCAGCGAACGTCTCCACCAGGGCCAGCAACCTGACGTACCTTGACCTTTCCGACAACGCCTTCGCCGGCCACATACTGGACGTCTTGCCAttgtcgccggcgacgctgcAACAGCTGAGCTACCTCAACCTGTCCTCCAATGGACTGTACGGTCCTATCCTGAGGTCGCTCTCCGCCATGGGGAAGATGACCGTGTTCGACGTGTCAAGAAACAGGCTTAACAGTGACATCCCTTCAGAATTGTTCACGAACTGGATAGAACTCACACAATTCCGTGTTCAGAACAACTCGATCACCGGCAGCATCCCGCCGACGATCTGCAACACGACAAAGCTGAAGTATTTGCGCCTGGCGAAGAACAAGCTCACCGGCGAGATCCCGGCGGAGATCGGAAGGCTGGCAAGCTTGCAGGCACTGGAGCTAGCGGATAATTTCTTGACAGGGCCGATTCCAAATTCCGTGGGGAACCTGACAGACCTGTTGGTAATGGATCTCTTCTCCAACGGCTTCACAGGCGTGATACCGCCGGAAATCTTCAACCTGACAGCGTTGCGAACCATCGACGTCGGCACGAATCGATTGGAGGGTGAGGTTCCTGCATCCATATCATCCCTCAGGAATCTCTATGGCCTTGATCTCAGCAATAACAGGTTCAGTGGCACTATACCAAGTGATCTTGGCAGTAGGCAATTTGTGACCATTGTGTTGGCCAGCAACAGCTTCTCGGGAGAATTTCCTTTGACATTTTGTCAGCTGGATTCTCTGGAAATCTTGGACCTGTCAAACAATCATCTCCATGGAGAGATCCCTAGTTGCCTATGGCACTTGCAGGACCTGGTATTCATGGATTTGTCATACAACTCCTTTTCTGGGGAGGTTCCTCCGATGTCGGCTTACCCTAATTCATCATTGGAATCGGTGCATCTTGCTAACAACAACCTCACTGGGGGATATCCAATGGTCCTAAAGGGATGCAAGTGGCTAATAATTCTAGATCTTGGTG